GTGCCTCATATCCTTGCAGGTCTGTGATGTATGAATGGAACCTGATGACCTTAGAAAAGCAAGCCTGCTTTTATGACAGCTGACTTTTCAAACAGGGAAAAAGGGAGGCGTTAAACGAGCATGAAACTAATTTCGAGAGATAGCTGGCATTTGACAAGCAGATGAAGCACTTGAAGCCGTTCTTTATAGTGGCACTTTGCAGCAAGCAATTTATAAAATACTGGGAATGGCTGGAAAGTTTATGCAATCTGTTAACTTAATTAAGCTTCTCATTTTCCAGAGGACTCAGAGATGCCGTCATTGGACAAGTGGTTTAAAAAGAGCAGTACAAACTGGCTGTGCATGAAATTCAAAAGTGTCAACGCCAGGCTTACCAAATAATGAAAGAAATGGTTGAAATGATCACAAGGCTTGATGAATACATTCTTATATTATGCAATTTTGCTGACAGGTAGTTAAATGGCTTATTCACAGGACCTCTGAGCTGTCAGATATCATGAGTGCATCTGCTGGTTCCTATTAAATATCCACAGATAATGTGGGTGCTGAGTGTGAAATACTTGCTATGGCAAATTATATGTTTGAAATACCCATAGGCATGCCTGACATGGAGAATACTGCTAACCACACAGAAAGCCTGGAGGTTGACCCCAGAGCTTTAGCAGATTATAAGGAACAAATCTGGATGTAATTAGATGGTTTGAGTAGATGTGATGGCTACTTTTGTAAAGTCTTAAATTACATTGATACCAGTCTATTACTTATTGGCTTATGGTAAAAACCCTAAActcttttcttatatatatatttttattttcataacctTACTTTAAGTATTTGTCTTGCATGTACTGCCATCTAGGGGTGTATGTTATCTGCATACAGTATTATAGGGTTGTACTGCATCTCCTTTCACAGCTGTACACCCACTGTCATTCAATCCTGGACGTCTTTCAAGCAGAGACTGCACTAAATCACATGAAAGACTACAGTAATAATTAGCTGGCTGTGCCCCCCTGTGAACCGTATTATAATATCTATggtaatatataattaatattttattatttaaagagctttaaaaaaaaatacacacacacacacacacacacacatttaggaTGAAATCCCTATATAAAACTGGTTTATTTAACACATGGAAGGGTACCTGCAggtttcattattttaatattgcatACAGAAAACTAATGGTTTCCGGGTTAATGCATGACAAATGTTTTGTCAACACAGCAATTTTCAGTAGTTAAGTAAATACAAACTTAAACAAATTTAATTTCATGGAAGAATACACAAAAGACGACACGATTATTAAAAGTaaaatgagaaatgtgttttaatcCACAGGGATAAGACTTTTTCAGCTAACTTTAAGATGTTAAGCTTTTTTTCCCCAATATTTTACAAAGCTTCAGTATCTCTTCCATTTGAGTTCATTATCTCAGGATTCATCACTCGCCCCATAAACAAAATAGATCCTAAAAGGAAAAAAGATAAACATTGGATTTCTGTCAGTTGCAAATACAGTAAAATGGGTTGTATAAAGGCATTTTGTTATCCTTTTCTGTCTCAGTCCTTTATAGGCAGTTACAgataatttattattataactattATAACTATTATAACATGGAAACTGTACATTAACAGGTATAGGTATTGCAGTGTGTGGTGATAGAAAACCAGGAGTGTGTTATAACAACTGTCTTGGCCATTGTTATTGATACTGACTGGCAACAGGAAGATGACGCAGttgtatattacagaatacatgtgaGTCAGGATACCAGTTGCATAACAATTGAATCAGTCAGACAGCACATGTACACAAAAGGTGTGCAACATTATGCAGatatttatcattatttttgtCCAATCCCTGTATACAGGTCATGCTGTTCTATGTTTAAAATAAGACTTCTGTTAAAATGTAGAGGaaactatttacataaatatGCTGTATATATAGAAACTATTTAATCTGAATAatcctaataaaataaaataaatgattgtagagAACAAGAACGTATACCTGTGGTGTTATGTTTTATGATAAACAGGAATGGATGATCGGCCACAAATTTGTGATGTTGCAAACTCATTATAGCTGCTGCTTGCATACCTGCAGAGAAAAAGCATCTTTAATTAAAACCTTAAAGCTCTCACAAATGTGTTattagaaatttttttttttttgttgttatttgatGAACGCACTCAGCAGAATAAAATGGTTATACTATTTGGTGTCTATGCAATTTAAACAGCAGTAGTAGAAAATGGTTATATTCTTTTGGTGTCTATGCAATTTAAACAGCAGTAGTAGAAAATGGTTATACTCTTTTGGTGTCTATGCAATTTAAACAGCAGTAGTAGAAAATGGTTATACTCTTTTGGTGTCTATGCAATTTAAACAGCAGTAGTAGAAAATGGTTATACTCTTTTGGTGTCTATGCAATTTAAACAGCAGTAGTAGAAAATGGTTATACTCTTTTGGTGTCTATGCAATTTAAACAGCAGTAGTAGAAAATGGTTATACTCTTTTGGTGTCTATGCAATTTAAACAGCAGTAGTAGAAAATGGTTATACTCTTTTGGTGTCTATGCAATTTAAACAGCAGTAGTAGAAAATGGTTATACTCTTTTGGTGTCTATGCAATTTAAACAGCAGCAGTAGTAGGTGTGCTCTGCAGGATGTACATGCATTGAAATTCACTGGAATAAACTCTCTTTCCATCTCTGTCTTCTTGAGCCATCAGTGTAGCATTTAAAATCTCTGGACGACAGGTTTTCACATCCTCATGCAATCTGACCTGTTAGGGGTGAGGGGCATGTGAAAGTCTTCACAACCCTTATATGTGAAGactgtgttttatatttaattattttatatttacacaGCTACCTGTTGAGGCTGCGGCTTCACTTCCTTCTTCATTGACCTCAATGAACGCCTGATGAGCTGCTTTAGAAATGTGTAGTTCCATGGAATCTGTTATTGCATTGAATTATCAAACAATAACATGTTATTCAGGCCCTTTGTTGACAAGTCACTAACCTAACATGTATTGCAGAGCAGTGGAAGCTGAGAAGTGGAGGCATGTGATGGAAGACATCAGTGGTCATATCACTGTACATTAGTATGGCAGTGGAATATCAAAAGCAGACCTCAAGCTCTGTTAAAAATTAtcagatttaaaaacacacagcttTGACACTGACGTCAGTGTTCTCTGGTAACACTTTTTAAGGGTCATCTGAGATTGTAACTCTGTATCTAATTAATTCTTACCTGACATCCTGGAAAGGTTAGACCCACTTTCAAATATCTCAGTCACATTGAGGTGTCGGAGAGATTTTTTCAGATTGATCTTCTGTTCAATTTTAAACCTGTGTAATTATAGAACACAGCAAGGTCCATTTTAATGATTGAAACAGCAGCAGTTGCAATATTTTACCACTGAGGCCACTAGGGTTGTACACCGGTAATTATTTCACTCAATTACTGCCTCACAGGAATCTACTATGTTGAAATGCTCAGCCCCAAAGCTAAAATGTACTGGAGACTTTGTAAACATGTCAAATAACCATTATGTgcagcaatacaaaataatgaataGTTATAATAGattataaattatgcaaattcagAGAGTATAAAGTTTTCATTTACCAATGCGTTATtttttactgagaaaaaaaagaaaatgctactgTATCTGTTCCTGACCTTGGCAGGTTTATTTCCACCTCTTCTTCTGTCATCTCGCTGAGCCACGTGTGTATTTGCTCAGCTGTTATGAGTTTTTCAATATATTCAATGTCATTGCACTTGGCAGGAAGTATCACTATTAAACTGGCCTCGTCTCCACTGTAAAGCAATTCCAACACCCGGAGCTCCGTCATGTTGTTTGTAAAATATCCTTTAACCAGACAAGACAGAAGAGAACCCATCATTGATACCTACAGTACAGAATACTGAAAAAGAAGTCCCTTTGCTGGTTTGCTGGTTGACTAGCAATGCTAGAATATCTTAACAGAGAATATAGACCAGGGCTCCTGTGTGTGTAACCTAATACAAAGCTACAAGGATACAGTCCTCCCAGACAGAAAACCTAAGGCACACAGGCACATGTAATACTTGGGCCATCATCCTTATCTTTGTTAATAGACATAAGTAACATACAACTGTCTTCTAAGCTTTCATGTTATTTTTTCACGTCCCTACATTAGTGGCAACAACGTTCACGCTGAATGTATTATGGTTCAGAGAATTGGCTTTAAACTAATCAAATACAATATAAGGACTGAAGCAATCCTGTAGCTCTCATAACTGCAAGTTACATTTATAAAGGTCACTGTCCTTTTTTTGTCAATGGTTTGATTGACTAGCTCTGGAGACTCTGACTTTGTGGCTTGCTGCCTCTTAATCTGTCCAAATAAAAACTTTCCAAACTCAGGGCTAACCTTTTGCAGCACACGGTGCAATACTGAAGCTTGTACTGTACCTATATTTGTGGTTAACTTCAGGTGCATCATTGGGATTTGTGTTACAGAACCGTCCTGCTTAGTAAAATCCATCAATAGTGTGTTCTCTGGGCTAAACTTCTGTTTCCATGCTCCTTTGAAGTAGATAGCATTCACTAGAACCATTCTTGTATGTGGGTTAAATTCTTGGCTTGAAAACAAATGCCTTATTTTGCctagcaaaaataaacaaataaataaaatatagggTTTCAGTTTCTTATTAACACATAATTTGTACTTGAAATGTTAAAGCTGGTAATTACTGACTGCTTCATGCTAAATAACATTAACTCCAGATTAATGGAATGGATAACACTGAAACCAATCATAGCTCAAAATAATCAACTGCTAATCATGCACAGTGTGTGCAGACTTGATGTGTGAtattacaatgacatttctaATTCTCCTATTATTATTCACAGACTTAATACAAAACATTTTCTGACTATAATTTCGACAGATGGGGAAACCTTTTTTGATGTTCTATATCACTTAAGTAACTGTTTAATCAAAACTAAGTAATACCTTTGTTCAGAATTTTCGGAGGgatatacactgttgtgctgtGCTGATATTACCAATGCAttttagtttataaaataaaggcttatttgttcttttttttttttagcacttgaTGCCGAGGACAGCAGAATGTGGGAAATAATACGTTGTCATTTACCATTGGTTTGATTTTCCACCCAGGAATTTAAACGTTTTGCAGTCACCGCACGGTCGTGGAAGTTTACCATTTTGATTGTGGCATTAAAATAATCCCTGCTACTGTGGAGATATTGATCCCTTAACATTGATCCCTCCTGGACATACAGAGCATTGGCAAGCTTGAGTGAGTAGTCTTCACTTGCAGTCGTAGTTGTCATTGCTTTGGAAATGCTTCTGAGTATTTTAAATTCAGGTCCTATAAGAAATAAAACCATGTTCCCGGCATATTGTGTTAGTTACTATTAATCCAGTACACTCATctttattatacacacacacacacacacacacacacacatatatagtagcgatctcggttaacacaggcaggtgcattacacagggcgaggcaatccacacacaggcggagggcgggcacgaacctGGAACCTctcctccgcctgtgtgtggattgcctcgccctgtgtgatgcgttaaccgagatcgctacattggtgtcagaagtggacgcaggtaccccggcacgcactcgtcggactgtagcctgatgagcaagtccggggcggacttgaggctggcaggggagagtgtagcatgcaagggggaaggcagcagcagggctggtcggtgacataatcacacacagatacataaacccgatatatgctccttgcaaaggagccggctcttttgtacagcggtatcggtgctatgctttagtgcgataggtctccgcctgtgtgtggattgcctcgctctgtgtgatgcgcctctctgcgttaaccaagatcgttactatatatatatatatatatatatatatatatatatatatatatatatatatatatatatatatatatatatatatatatatatattcaacccGGCTCAGCGCTGCAACCCAcgcactaactcgggagagacgagcACTCGCGTCCCCCGAAACGTGTGCCTTCAGTcatccactttttttcacactgtgggcagtcgcatagcctggattcgaactggcgatctccaagctatagagcgcatcctgatatacatatttgtattatatactgtataggcaTCTTATTTTAGAATCCAGGTAAAGACTAGTATACTGTAATAGTTCTTGTAGCGATTTAGTTCTGAGTAAGTTCAGAACAATGCATAGGAAGATCATTATTGATGATTTGAATAATTTATCAGGTGAATTAAAACCataaacaggttaaaaaaaaaacaaaaaaaaaaaacagtaactagcCTGCCCTGTGGCATAGATGTCAAGGTCTGCCAATGGGGTGGGTTTTGATAGATTTCATATATTACATTGCTTTGAGAATCTAACCCTTTTAGTATTGAATGAGTATTGAACTCCTGTGTTCTTTTCCCAGTGAACTTAGTTTGGTTCTAGTTATCCCACCACCTCCACTTCCACATGCAACCTACCTTCTTGATTCTCATTGTCTTTTATGGCTTTTCTGATCTGATGTAGAGTTGTCTCCTTTGCACCCAGCCCCACCATTCCTAGGGCCAGAGTGACACTGAGTGGTGAAAAGACAATGTTCTCATCTTTTTGTGATTCTCCGATGACACGGTAAAGATCCAGTGCAAACCCCATACTGATATCACTTGGGCTGGACTGAGGGCTGCATTGTGTTACAGGTATTCCTCCGAGGAACGTCAGCAAAACGCTCTGGATGATTGCCACTCTCATTTTGTATGCCTAAAATGATATTTAGGTATTGGAATAGTAAAACAGTAGACATTGTATGTTTCTTAttcttatatacagtacagatatGCAACACAAATGCAAGAAGTTTAAGAGTATACTTTATTATTAGggatttgtattattgtattttttgtcatACTTTCCATGTAAGGAATTACACTGCACTAGTATGTACTTTAAGACTGAGAACTACCAGACCAAAGTTAATATTAATTTCAGCTTTCAAGCCATCGCTGTCTTGGGGATTAGTTTAAGATGTGCCTTTAGAATGGTGCTTACCTGTCATGCTCAGTATTATAGAATTATTTGATTCCACTGTCATGCTCAGTATTATAGAATTCTTTGATTCCACTGTCATGCTCAGTATTATAGAATTCTTTGATTCCACTGTCATGCTCAGTATTATAGAATTATTTGATTCCACTTTCATGCTCAGTATTATAGAATTCTTTGATTCCACTGTCATGCTCAGTATTATAGAATTCTTTGATTCCACTGTCATGCTCAGTATTATATAATTCTTTGATTCCACTGTCATGCTCAATATTACAGAATTCTTTGATTCCACTGTCATGCTCAGTATTATAGAATTCTTTGATTCCACTGTCATGCTCAATATTATAGAATTCTTTGATTCCACTGTCATGCTCAATATTATAGAATTCTTTGATTCCACTTTCATGCTCAGTATAATAGAATTCTTTGATTCCACTTTCATGCTCAGTATTATAGAATTATTTTATTCCACTTTCAACTGAAGAGGGACCTACGCAGTCTTGAAAGGTTGTAAGGTCAATTTTAGTTAAGTAAATGGAGATGGAGATTTTCTTTTTGGGATCTGTTTCTACAAACTTTCCCAGCTCAATGAACCAGGGCACAAGAAAATGAAGTAGTGTTCCCAAGTCACAAAAGCCCTGGCTGATTGGGGGATTACACAACAGGTTTTCCTAGCTCTCAATTTCCATCTCTAAACAAAACTCCCTGGATTCCATTCTGTCGACTCTAACCATGCATTCAATGTTACATCTGTGAAATCACCCATGGAAATGTGGCATCTCATACTGCAATCGGGCAGCAAAACAGTAATAGACCATAATTAAGATATTTTATACAGCTCTGTCAGTAACAAACTtaccaaataaatacaaattataaaacacaaaaggccgttgataaaaaaaaaaatacttcagaaaaaaaacttCTGAAATTTAAATTCCTATCAATTCTTTTAATATTGCAGACTTCAAGATTACTGTGCCGAGAATCCTCTAGTAATACAGATAGCATTACTCCACTCAAAACTgtaaactaatctaatattacaatCTGACCATGTTGTATTTATTATCCTAGGTTAATTATCCTAGAGTAGTGTTTCTTTAAAATGACCTACTTCTGAAAGAATTACATTACATATTAACATTACTTGCAACATCTGCAAATACATTGTTTTGAAAGACATATGGTTACTAAATAAATAGTTGTTCAAAACATAGACAGACCCTACAGCTAAAATCAGCGAGCAAAACAATTGCTGTGCAGACGcatgcttttgttgtttttttctgcttacAATTGTAGGATCTTAAACTTAATGAAAGGAGACACAGAAATGGTTTACGACTTACTTCAAACGCAGGTCCTGAATGTGAAGCCTGGGAAAGCTACCACCAGTACAAATTAAAACTCAAATGAGATAAACACAAGTCACAAGGACAACCTGGTACATGTGTTTGCCAGGGAATGAGGCAATGCACTCCGTCCAAGAACTGTAGCTCTAATACAGTTAGATGCAAACATTTAAAGGTATTGATTCCGTTTATCTAAATACCGCAGTTACCAATTAAACTTGAATCCCTTTAAtggtgtatatattttaaataatatcacCATAGGGAAAACTTAATTTAATAAAGTCAAGTGGACAAATCCATTCCCCTGTGACTTTTAGTAATATGATAACACAAAATGcagatataaaaacattttattttgcttttcaatGGCATTCATACCAAAAGGATTGCACTACAAACATACAAATGCAATACTTGACATGATACTGTAATATAACTGTTTATAGATTATTGCTAATACTTTAGTAATATGCTTACCGTAACTGTATGAAATACTTTTATCTGAAGGAAATACTGCTGTATACATTAGTATCAAAGGTATTGAGTGAGAAGAAATTGCACAGTTTTGTATTCATTAAAACCTTCCATTATTAGAGACAGAAAAGTGTGCTGAACAGTTTATAAGGAGTTTTTCAAACAGCTTCAACTTAAAGATGTTTATGGTCTATACTTTCAAGGCTCAAACTACACTTTTTCGCTTTGATGAACCATCAAACTGTGTCTGTGAGGGGACAGCCAGATTTCTTCAAGGTTTGAAAACTGATGGAGAATTTCCATGCggttttctgttaaaataaataaataaataaataaataaaatattttagacAACATATAATTCCAAGTGGCAAAGTAACTATGGCATATTTACTACATTTAAACatgcaatcatttatttttttacaataactgacaaaatactgtatattgaaaaacaagaaacagGCTACTGAGTTATTCATTCTTGCTGAATCCATTAACAGCAAAATACTAGACAGTTGTTGCAAGAGTTGTATCAGTTACTTTATTGGTGTTGTTTTTCTATTTGTTATGTTGCTATGGTTTACCTGTGTATTTTCTTAATGCAATGCAAAGGCAAGCCTTGTAGAAAGTCACTGATAAGGAAAGACATTCCTTATTTGGGCATGATATCTTGAGGTTGGCAGTGTCTTGTAATCTTTTGTAGATAtatatggacacacacacaccctgcttatactgtatatatatatatatatatatatatatatatatatatatatatatatatatatatatatatatataagcagggtgtgtgtgtcaaatTCATCAGTGTGTTTATCTTATATTAGAAACTTAAAAGTGACCAAGAGATAAGGTACAAGAAGATACCAAGCTGTAATAGAGAACAGTTGTACCAAGCTGTAATAAAGAAACAATCATTGAAGAATGATATAACCACAGGTATAAAAAGGCTTATTTAGAGCTCTTTTGTTAGACCAGAGAAAGAATAGAAGACTGTCAGTCTCTGAAATTGGTAATTATGTGGATTAATACCTTTTTCGCATTGCTTGCTGTTATTGAGGCTTAATAAAGCATTAGTATTAAACTCAATAATTGTTCTATTGAGTGAATCCACAAAATAAGACTCACACTAGTGAGCCACTTAACATTGCTTAAAGAACAGCAAAAGAAGCAGCCCACAAGAATCTGAAAAATCTTACAGCTTGTATATCATTGCAGCTTGTTCAGCACCTGTAGCTGTGCCGGCTTCTGTTGCTCAGTGACATACCTGTCTCGTGCTTGGCTTTGTTTCTTCCTGACTTTGACCTCATTGGAAAGCTGCTTGTAAAACTGTCTGGCTTTCTGTTCCTGTTCGAGAATTTCTTTTGGAAAAAAACTCTTCTCATCAAAGGCAGCTTTCAGTGCTGTAATGAGTGAATAATTTAgcaataccaaaataaaatatatacaaaaaacaatctTTGGTCTAATTTTGTGTATCTGCATTTtccaaatcaaataataaaaaacaagtgGTTGGTAAATGTGTACTAAAATAAGGCATTATACTTATATaatattgttaaatatgtatataatagCATGTATCTAATTGTTCTCAGTTGAAAGGAAAGCTAGTTGAAATGATTActatgtaatgtattactttgAGAGAGCCCTGGAAGTTGGGGGGGTGGAGGGGTCTTCTCTTCAGTCTTCTCCCCAAAGTACTTGTGAGGATTGATTATGAAATCTGGTTTGTCAACTTCACCCACATCCTTGAGGTCTTCAATATGCAGTGAACTAAAAGTACCTGTCAAAACAAATTCATTGAAATTGAGCACATTATATCTaccaatatacattttttatgaagTTCAAAGATACTCCATCATAAGGGAAACAGATTAAGACCATTAACCATGAGTATTAATgtgattttatattatatatatggctacatttataaatcaaaaagaCTACAGGTACAGAGTTAAGCCAATTGCATTGTGCTATTGTTATCACAGGAGATTTTTAACAAATGTCTGCTAGGTAACTTATGGTTTACAAAAGACTTACCAACAGAACTTTGTGTTTGCTCCCAGATAAATGGCTTGTGATCATTCTCTTTTGACTTTCTGGCTTCTTCATATCTTTTCCCTAAAATTGTGTTTTCCCATGGGTTACTCCTGTAATAAGTAAACAAGATTTACATCAGTAATTAAACATGATACAAAACAGCTTCTGAAcagatgtacattttttttccaatttaCTCTGACTTAGGAGACAGCTATGCTACAATTACTCAAAGTGAAAACGGATTAGACAGTCTGTAATCTTTTATTGTTGATGAAGGTACTTTGTACCGAAACAttggttaataaaacaaaatgattttattttaaagggattGCTTTTTGAGTGTgcggttttattttctttttttaaaaaatatacattttttaacttcAACCATAATTGTAACACACTCAATGTTGATACAGTACATGTAgtaatactgaaagaaaatgtTTCTGCTAGttgacttctagtcaaaatgtttgtcattgaagtttatttttagcTTGCAAGCATGGAGCTGCGTGTACACACAACATGCACTGCAGTCCTTTTCATTTCTGTGGTGTGCTAATGGTTTTATCCTAACACTCATAATCAGTCAGTTTGACTAGTGGGCTGCTTAATATTCAGCTCCAGCCAGGACCAAACCactgcctttattaaagtataagCTCCTGCTGTGTACAACTGAACTCGAGGAAACCCGCCACACCACAAGGATGAGGTTCAAGCTACCGGAGATGTAAAACTAGTCCTGCCAGCTGACTAGCACTGTTAGTTTGCTGATCTGTGATGCTTTCTTGACAGTAGACAGCTCGACAATCAAGTAATTTATTGCATCTATTTACTCCCTCAGACAGACGATAATTGAGAGCTTCTGATAGGTTCTGATTTTGCTTTTGCAAACGCATCCTTTCTGTTAAATTGAAATTACCAGCTGTTCCCAGTAAACATTGCACTGTATCTTGAGTCATTACTGCAATGCATTAATCAATttgcttgttatataaacagtgtAAAAGAAACCGGTAACTGAAAACCCTACTAttgaattttttattatttaactatttGTGACAAAATTGTCATCTTTCAGACACATCATTTCTGCTGTAGAAGTACTGGTTAATGAGACTACTCATAGTTACCAATACAAAAGAGAGTGCGAAAGTATGAAAACAGATTTTGAGTGGTACTCAATGCATCTTTTAAT
The sequence above is drawn from the Acipenser ruthenus chromosome 12, fAciRut3.2 maternal haplotype, whole genome shotgun sequence genome and encodes:
- the LOC117416515 gene encoding serpin I2-like, encoding MRVAIIQSVLLTFLGGIPVTQCSPQSSPSDISMGFALDLYRVIGESQKDENIVFSPLSVTLALGMVGLGAKETTLHQIRKAIKDNENQEGPEFKILRSISKAMTTTTASEDYSLKLANALYVQEGSMLRDQYLHSSRDYFNATIKMVNFHDRAVTAKRLNSWVENQTNGKIRHLFSSQEFNPHTRMVLVNAIYFKGAWKQKFSPENTLLMDFTKQDGSVTQIPMMHLKLTTNIGYFTNNMTELRVLELLYSGDEASLIVILPAKCNDIEYIEKLITAEQIHTWLSEMTEEEVEINLPRFKIEQKINLKKSLRHLNVTEIFESGSNLSRMSDSMELHISKAAHQAFIEVNEEGSEAAASTGMQAAAIMSLQHHKFVADHPFLFIIKHNTTGSILFMGRVMNPEIMNSNGRDTEAL